A window from Lepus europaeus isolate LE1 chromosome 20, mLepTim1.pri, whole genome shotgun sequence encodes these proteins:
- the AKAP8L gene encoding A-kinase anchor protein 8-like isoform X4, with product MSYTGFVQGSETTLQSTYSDSSAQPTCDYGYGTWNSGTNRGYENYGYGYGYGQDNSTNYGYGMATSNSWEMPSSDTNANPSASGSTSADSVLSRINQRLDMVPHLETDMMQGGVYGSGGERYDSYEACDSRAVLSERDLYRSGYDYGELDPEMEMAYEGQYDAYRDQFRMRGSDTFGPRAQGWARDARSGRPVASGYGRMWEDPMGARGQCMPGASRLPSLFSQNIIPEYGMFQGMRGGGAFPAGSRFGFGFGNGMKQMRRTWKTWTTADFRTKKKKRKQGGSPDEPDGKTPRTDGSDNSDSDNDDGTEGEAAEGTEGPEAVEKGSRAEGEDEEGKEDGREEGKEDLEKGALTTQDENGQAKRKLQAGKKSQDKQKKRQRDRMVERAPALALASSSSASDSCSCWTFLSLAGARPLGSPDKADPVAQIRTCGRGSSLCVLSANTAPSTRTRWPATLIASFTRSTLSTWAPSSLSRQLISCRNMSPTKPRRQRSSAKLWRTLMV from the exons ATGAGCTACACAG GTTTTGTCCAGGGATCTGAGACCACCTTGCAGTCGACATACTCTGACAGCAGTGCCCAGCCCACCTGTGATTATG gaTATGGAACTTGGAACTCTGGGACAAACCGAG GCTACGAGAACTATGGTTATGGCTATGGCTATGGCCAGGATAACAGCACCAACTATGGGTATGGTATGGCCACTTCAAACTCTTGGGAAATGCCTAGCTCTGACACAAATGCAAACCCTAGTGCCTCGGGTAGCACCAGTGCTGATTCCGTTTTATCCAGAATTAACCAACGCTTAGATATGGTGCCGCACTTGGAGACAGACATGATGCAAGGAGGCGTGTACGGCTCAGGTGGAGAAAG ATACGACTCCTATGAGGCCTGTGACTCACGGGCCGTCCTGAGTGAGCGTGACCTGTACCGGTCAGGCTACGACTATGGAGAGCTTGACCCTGAGATGGAAATGGCCTACGAGGGCCAGTATGATGCCTACCGTGACCAGTTCCGCATGCGTGGCAGCGACACCTTTGGTCCaagggctcagggctgggcccgggATGCTCGGAGCGGCCGGCCAGTGGCCTCAGGCTATGGGCGCATGTGGGAAGACCCCATGGGGGCCCGGGGCCAGTGCATGCCTGGTGCCTCCCGGctgccctccctcttctcccagaACATCATCCCTGAGTACGGCATGTTCCAGGGCATGCGTGGCGGGGGCGCCTTCCCTGCTGGCTCCCGCTTTGGCTTCGGGTTTGGCAATGGCATGAAGCAGATGAGGCggacctggaagacctggacaaCAGCTGACTTCCGG accaaaaagaagaagaggaagcaaGGTGGCAGTCCCGATGAGCCAGATGGCAAGACCCCCCGGACGGACGGCTCGGACAACAGTGACTCGGACAATG ATGATggcacagagggagaggctgCGGAGGGCACCGAAGGCCCTGAGGCTGTGGAAAAGGGCTCCAGAGCA GAAGGAGAGGATGAGGAGGGAAAAGAAGATGGGAGAGAAGAAGGCAAAGAAGATTTGGAGAAAG GGGCCCTGACCACCCAGGATGAGAACGGCCAGGCCAAGCGCAAGCTGCAGGCGGGCAAGAAGAGCCAAGACAAGCAGAAAAAGCGGCAGCGAGACCGTATGGTGGAAAG GGCTCCCGCACTGGCgcttgcctcctcctcctccgcctcagACTCTTGCTCTTGCTGGACCTTCCTCAGCCTCGCCGGCGCCCGGCCCCTGGGCTCTCCAGACAAAGCTGACCCCGTGGCCCAGATAAGGACGTGCGGCAGAG GATCCAGTTTGTGTGTTCTCTCTGCAAATACCGCACCTTCTACGAGGACGAGATGGCCAGCCACCTTGATAGCAAGTTTCACAAGGAGCACTTTAAGTACGTGGGCACCAAGCTCCCTAAGCAGACAGCTGATTTCCTGCAG GAATATGTCACCAACAAAACCAAGAAGACAGAGGAGCTCCGCAAAACTGTGGAGGACCTTGATGGTTTGA